In Arachis hypogaea cultivar Tifrunner chromosome 2, arahy.Tifrunner.gnm2.J5K5, whole genome shotgun sequence, a genomic segment contains:
- the LOC112738627 gene encoding uncharacterized protein isoform X1, translating to MEPEGQKGTVNPSAMLASLLSRRAKLHEDLRSIEKQVYDMETSYLQDPGQCGNVLKGFEGFLSSSKNTALLKRSRKFQPEDRLFSLSSVTSPAAEDLATGRDDGRPDFGPGRSKGGGIYANGQGKPKKGRGGPRDAKRLRPSTEQDFDYEDDPDLTL from the exons ATGGAACCGGAAG GGCAAAAGGGTACCGTAAACCCTTCAGCAATGCTAGCTTCCTTGCTTAGTAGGAGAGCCAAGCTTCACGAAGATTTGCGCAGCATTGAAAAGCAG GTTTATGACATGGAGACAAGTTATTTACAGGATCCTGGGCAATGTGGCAATGTACTAAAAGGATTTGAAGGGTTCCTATCTTCGTCAAAGAACACTGCACT CTTGAAGCGGTCAAGAAAGTTTCAGCCTGAAGATAGACTCTTTTCATTATCTTCAGTGACCTCGCCTGCG GCTGAAGATCTAGCAACTGGACGAGATG ATGGGAGACCGGATTTTGGTCCTGGTCGTTCAAAAGGTGGTGGAATTTATGCAAATGGCCA GGGTAAACCAAAGAAGGGAAGAGGTGGTCCAAGGGACGCAAAGAGATTAAGGCCTTCAACTGAACAAGATTTTGATTATGAAGATGATCCTGATTTGACATTATGA
- the LOC112738627 gene encoding uncharacterized protein isoform X2 → MLASLLSRRAKLHEDLRSIEKQVYDMETSYLQDPGQCGNVLKGFEGFLSSSKNTALLKRSRKFQPEDRLFSLSSVTSPAAEDLATGRDDGRPDFGPGRSKGGGIYANGQGKPKKGRGGPRDAKRLRPSTEQDFDYEDDPDLTL, encoded by the exons ATGCTAGCTTCCTTGCTTAGTAGGAGAGCCAAGCTTCACGAAGATTTGCGCAGCATTGAAAAGCAG GTTTATGACATGGAGACAAGTTATTTACAGGATCCTGGGCAATGTGGCAATGTACTAAAAGGATTTGAAGGGTTCCTATCTTCGTCAAAGAACACTGCACT CTTGAAGCGGTCAAGAAAGTTTCAGCCTGAAGATAGACTCTTTTCATTATCTTCAGTGACCTCGCCTGCG GCTGAAGATCTAGCAACTGGACGAGATG ATGGGAGACCGGATTTTGGTCCTGGTCGTTCAAAAGGTGGTGGAATTTATGCAAATGGCCA GGGTAAACCAAAGAAGGGAAGAGGTGGTCCAAGGGACGCAAAGAGATTAAGGCCTTCAACTGAACAAGATTTTGATTATGAAGATGATCCTGATTTGACATTATGA